A DNA window from Augochlora pura isolate Apur16 chromosome 9, APUR_v2.2.1, whole genome shotgun sequence contains the following coding sequences:
- the LOC144475190 gene encoding uncharacterized protein LOC144475190 isoform X3, with protein sequence MSEKLRSRANIKWDSSTDEDEDAYEPKCNMRLRDSRRNTQQAIVSENETSLEPRKRGRGPSKRPCLNRNALMARENRLKKKAYLEKIETKLSFYQQENKKLVNAIRKQGIDIKRLSSEVAYLRNVLNNNTSITALLKTINEGLRKMSAQKNNLLHPNDTSAYPIEMDTRQESITESQVSESHMSTKKQSAFDIKSNPRGKEPINIITSTTDSISGDSYMDNAKDLDNLLPISQTDLHNINGKKDNDTIGLDFDQLSTFNMDIFEDLPKCDEMMSSVDALNDTANLFPDEEIDQSLDNAGICLHVNSDKVSLEFCSICHLNSKNSGSN encoded by the exons ATGTCGGAGAAACTTCGAAGTAGAGCAAATATCAAATGGGACAGTTCTACGGACGAAGATGAGGATGCATACGAGCCGAAATGCAATATGAGATTGAGGGATTCTCGGAGAAACACGCAACAAGCTATTGTGTCCGAGAATGAAACAAGTTTGGAACCACGAAAACGGGGCAGGGGTCCCTCTAAACGACCCTGCCTTAATCGAAACGCTTTGATGGCTCGTGAAAACAGATTAAAGAAAAAAGCATACCttgagaaaatagaaacgaagtTATCGTTCTATCaacaggaaaataaaaaattggtGAACGCTATAAGAAAACAAGGTATCGACATTAAAAGATTAAGCAGTGAAGTGGCTTACCTCAGAAacgttttaaacaataatacaaGCATCACCGCGTTGCTCAAAACGATTAACGAGGGTCTCCGTAAAATGAGtgcacagaaaaataatttgttacaccCAAATGATACCTCTGCATACCCAATAGAGATGGATACTCGAC AAGAAAGTATTACTGAAAGCCAAGTCAGTGAATCTCATATGAGTACCAAGAAGCAAAGTGCAT TTGACATCAAGAGCAATCCAAGGGGGAAGGAgccaataaatataataacatctACAACAGACTCAATCTCAGGAGATAGTTACATGGACAATGCAAAGGATTTGGATAATTTATTGCCAATCAGCCAAACAGATCTACACAACATCAATGGGAAAAAGGATAATGATACCATTGGACTTGATTTCGATCAATTGTCTACATTCAACATGGACATCTTCGAAGATCTTCCTAAATGTGATGAAATGATGAGTTCTGTAGATGCTTTGAACGATACGGCAAACCTCTTTCCAGATGAAGAAATAGATCAAAGCTTAGATAATGCAGGAATATGCCTTCATGTAAATTCAGACAAAGTATCTTTAGAATTTTGCTCCATTTGCCACttaaatagcaaaaattcTGGATCAAACTAA
- the LOC144475190 gene encoding uncharacterized protein LOC144475190 isoform X2, producing MSEKLRSRANIKWDSSTDEDEDAYEPKCNMRLRDSRRNTQQAIVSENETSLEPRKRGRGPSKRPCLNRNALMARENRLKKKAYLEKIETKLSFYQQENKKLVNAIRKQGIDIKRLSSEVAYLRNVLNNNTSITALLKTINEGLRKMSAQKNNLLHPNDTSAYPIEMDTRRKCSCYTNTKENPLNSENNNMFVNNDVLTEESITESQVSESHMSTKKQSAFDIKSNPRGKEPINIITSTTDSISGDSYMDNAKDLDNLLPISQTDLHNINGKKDNDTIGLDFDQLSTFNMDIFEDLPKCDEMMSSVDALNDTANLFPDEEIDQSLDNAGICLHVNSDKVSLEFCSICHLNSKNSGSN from the exons ATGTCGGAGAAACTTCGAAGTAGAGCAAATATCAAATGGGACAGTTCTACGGACGAAGATGAGGATGCATACGAGCCGAAATGCAATATGAGATTGAGGGATTCTCGGAGAAACACGCAACAAGCTATTGTGTCCGAGAATGAAACAAGTTTGGAACCACGAAAACGGGGCAGGGGTCCCTCTAAACGACCCTGCCTTAATCGAAACGCTTTGATGGCTCGTGAAAACAGATTAAAGAAAAAAGCATACCttgagaaaatagaaacgaagtTATCGTTCTATCaacaggaaaataaaaaattggtGAACGCTATAAGAAAACAAGGTATCGACATTAAAAGATTAAGCAGTGAAGTGGCTTACCTCAGAAacgttttaaacaataatacaaGCATCACCGCGTTGCTCAAAACGATTAACGAGGGTCTCCGTAAAATGAGtgcacagaaaaataatttgttacaccCAAATGATACCTCTGCATACCCAATAGAGATGGATACTCGACGTAAGTGTTCATGTTACACGAATACGAAAGAAAATCcattaaattctgaaaataataacatgtTTGTCAATAATGATGTATTAACAGAAGAAAGTATTACTGAAAGCCAAGTCAGTGAATCTCATATGAGTACCAAGAAGCAAAGTGCAT TTGACATCAAGAGCAATCCAAGGGGGAAGGAgccaataaatataataacatctACAACAGACTCAATCTCAGGAGATAGTTACATGGACAATGCAAAGGATTTGGATAATTTATTGCCAATCAGCCAAACAGATCTACACAACATCAATGGGAAAAAGGATAATGATACCATTGGACTTGATTTCGATCAATTGTCTACATTCAACATGGACATCTTCGAAGATCTTCCTAAATGTGATGAAATGATGAGTTCTGTAGATGCTTTGAACGATACGGCAAACCTCTTTCCAGATGAAGAAATAGATCAAAGCTTAGATAATGCAGGAATATGCCTTCATGTAAATTCAGACAAAGTATCTTTAGAATTTTGCTCCATTTGCCACttaaatagcaaaaattcTGGATCAAACTAA
- the LOC144475189 gene encoding uncharacterized protein LOC144475189 produces the protein MASSLSAYWVKFFKGAGFPQDVATKHAVVFSNNRIKPDMLPDLDKPSLKEMGITLMGDMIAILRYAKKVVEETTCERFLVDTEDPSTHPKQVVKKAITKPPIKTVASKVKSDVATTKKIVKVPTSSIKKAVSIKKPVSTSTEGMTDFANQKKQIIFKRKLEEEEYDSNNEDEWNGTVKKIKSLDNKDDKIGYTVILPKGSTSRSQQMLKKSTEQKRTVFDRLGDSSVTSTTNLAETSPTFKLVGIGKDVLKRSVSVFKRLGDKDAQKDSTTHLGILKNGTNSSGILKSKSISTRTSIITTSKTVPKAMGTMRADQEATRKILSNNVPQVVRTNKKISFNNPPLNIVKTTKSSVTSGKLASERLTLIPAKARLGTVRISGPKQVTFNRITTVTHVKKPDVFSRLGI, from the exons ATGGCATCATCGTTATCAG CATACTGggtaaaattttttaaggGAGCAGGATTTCCTCAAGATGTTGCAACAAAACATGCCGTTGTATTCTCTAATAATCGCATAAAGCCGGACATGCTACCAGATTTAGACAAACCTAGTTTGAAAGAAATGGGAATAACTTTGATGGGAGATATGATTGCAATCTTAAGGTATGCCAAAAAGGTAGTTGAAGAGACAACCTGCGAAAGATTTCTTGTAGACACAGAAGATCCATCTACACATCCAAAACAGGTTGTTAAGAAAGCAATAACTAAGCCACCTATCAAAACAGTGGCTTCTAAAGTAAAGTCTGATGTCGCAACCACAAAAAAGATAGTGAAAGTTCCAACAAGTTCGATAAAGAAAGCAGTCAGCATAAAAAAGCCAGTCTCTACATCTACTGAAGGAATGACAGATTTTGCTAatcaaaagaaacaaataattttcaagagaaaattagaagaagaagaatatgACAGTAATAATGAGGATGAATGGAATGGGACAGTGAAGAAGATAAAATCATTGGACAATAAGGATGATAAGATAGGTTACACGGTAATACTTCCAAAGGGATCAACATCTAGAAGTCAACAGATGCTTAAAAAGTCTACAGAACAAAAAAGAACTGTGTTTGACAGACTGGGCGATAGTTCTGTAACTAGTACAACAAATCTAGCAGAGACATCACCAACATTCAAACTCGTTGGTATAGGAAAAGATGTTTTGAAAAGATCTGTAAGTGTTTTTAAACGACTAGGAGACAAAGATGCTCAAAAAGACAGTACAACTCATCTAGGTATACTGAAAAATGGAACCAATAGTTCAGGGATACTAAAATCTAAAAGTATTAGTACAAGGACCTCTATCATTACAACAAGTAAAACAGTACCAAAAGCTATGGGGACAATGAGAGCAGATCAAGAAGCTACTAGAAAAATTCTGTCTAATAATGTGCCTCAAGTAGTGAGAACGaacaaaaaaatttctttcaataaccCACCtttgaatattgttaaaaccACAAAATCTAGTGTTACATCTGGAAAATTAG CTTCTGAACGACTGACTTTGATACCAGCAAAAGCACGTTTAGGAACAGTTAGGATTAGTGGTCCTAAACAAGTAACTTTTAATAGGATTACGACAGTGACACATGTGAAGAAACCGGATGTTTTCAGTCGTCTTGGAATTTGA
- the LOC144475190 gene encoding uncharacterized protein LOC144475190 isoform X1 — protein sequence MSEKLRSRANIKWDSSTDEDEDAYEPKCNMRLRDSRRNTQQAIVSENETSLEPRKRGRGPSKRPCLNRNALMARENRLKKKAYLEKIETKLSFYQQENKKLVNAIRKQGIDIKRLSSEVAYLRNVLNNNTSITALLKTINEGLRKMSAQKNNLLHPNDTSAYPIEMDTRRKCSCYTNTKENPLNSENNNMFVNNDVLTEESITESQVSESHMSTKKQSACKDLNVDKIGLAYLCFDHTYTMFKNPIVDIKSNPRGKEPINIITSTTDSISGDSYMDNAKDLDNLLPISQTDLHNINGKKDNDTIGLDFDQLSTFNMDIFEDLPKCDEMMSSVDALNDTANLFPDEEIDQSLDNAGICLHVNSDKVSLEFCSICHLNSKNSGSN from the coding sequence ATGTCGGAGAAACTTCGAAGTAGAGCAAATATCAAATGGGACAGTTCTACGGACGAAGATGAGGATGCATACGAGCCGAAATGCAATATGAGATTGAGGGATTCTCGGAGAAACACGCAACAAGCTATTGTGTCCGAGAATGAAACAAGTTTGGAACCACGAAAACGGGGCAGGGGTCCCTCTAAACGACCCTGCCTTAATCGAAACGCTTTGATGGCTCGTGAAAACAGATTAAAGAAAAAAGCATACCttgagaaaatagaaacgaagtTATCGTTCTATCaacaggaaaataaaaaattggtGAACGCTATAAGAAAACAAGGTATCGACATTAAAAGATTAAGCAGTGAAGTGGCTTACCTCAGAAacgttttaaacaataatacaaGCATCACCGCGTTGCTCAAAACGATTAACGAGGGTCTCCGTAAAATGAGtgcacagaaaaataatttgttacaccCAAATGATACCTCTGCATACCCAATAGAGATGGATACTCGACGTAAGTGTTCATGTTACACGAATACGAAAGAAAATCcattaaattctgaaaataataacatgtTTGTCAATAATGATGTATTAACAGAAGAAAGTATTACTGAAAGCCAAGTCAGTGAATCTCATATGAGTACCAAGAAGCAAAGTGCATGTAAGGATCTTAATGTTGATAAAATTGGCCTAGCCTATCTATGTTTTGATCATACTTATACAATGTTCAAAAATCCTATAGTTGACATCAAGAGCAATCCAAGGGGGAAGGAgccaataaatataataacatctACAACAGACTCAATCTCAGGAGATAGTTACATGGACAATGCAAAGGATTTGGATAATTTATTGCCAATCAGCCAAACAGATCTACACAACATCAATGGGAAAAAGGATAATGATACCATTGGACTTGATTTCGATCAATTGTCTACATTCAACATGGACATCTTCGAAGATCTTCCTAAATGTGATGAAATGATGAGTTCTGTAGATGCTTTGAACGATACGGCAAACCTCTTTCCAGATGAAGAAATAGATCAAAGCTTAGATAATGCAGGAATATGCCTTCATGTAAATTCAGACAAAGTATCTTTAGAATTTTGCTCCATTTGCCACttaaatagcaaaaattcTGGATCAAACTAA